CGATTATTTAATAAACCAAGACAAAAGAAATCTTAAACGTTACAACGATTATAAAAATAAATATGGAATATTTGGTGTTTTTCAACTTCCAGAAGGCGCTGTTTTTAGGCATCACACCAAAAATCATATTTTAAAAATAACTGAAGGTTTTAAAGAATTAATATTCCAAAAAACTGTTTATGATACGATGAATGGTAATAAATCAAATGGATTTTATTATATCGGAGAATTAAACAAAAAATATTGACAATAATAATATGTTATACTGAAAGATTGATCAATGCATTTTCACATGATTTTTTAATTTCAGGATGCGAACTATTTTTAAAATTCGAGAGTAACTCATTTATCTTTGAAGAGACAATTCCAATTTGCCCTAAACTTCTTATGGCCTCCCAAATAATCGGAGGAGTTTGATCATCCATTAAAACTTTTACTAATGTTTCACTTGCGCATTTACAATTATTAAACCCACTTAAAGCTCGAACAATCTTCCAATAAGTGATTTGATTATGATGGTCCTGGCCATTCATTTTTTCAATAAACTTGATTAATGGAATTAAAGCTCTTTGATCTCCAGTTTTAGCTGCAATCCCTCCCAAAGCGTCAATAGCCTGTTGAACTTTGAAATTGTTTTCAATTTCCAATGTTTTTATTAGGTAAGGAGTGGCTGGGTTTCCAATATTAACCAATGTCCTGGCTGCCATATCACGAGCTAAGGGAAAACTCTTCTTATTAAAATATTTTTTAGGAAGCTCTTTTTCCTGATTGTTACCAATTTCACCAAGTAAATTTATTAAATAAGGAACAGCAGGTTCACCTATTTTAGACAATGTCTCTGACATGGCTATGCGAGAATAAAGTGCTTTTTCTTTTTTCAAAGAGGTGCATAAAGGCAATATTGCGTTTTCATCTCCTCTATTCCCCAATATAGTTGCTGCAATTGTTCTTTTTTGAGGATTATCTGTACTTAACATTTCAATTAGATGTTCTGTTTGGAATTTAACATATGCATCAAGTTCTTCTGGTAAAATTTGTCCTCTTCTTTCTCTGTTCAATTTCTTTTTGTCATCAGGGGTTATCATTATAATTCGCCCATTATTTCATATCATTAGCAACTTCAACAATTTTCCATTCAAATGCTTTAAAATTTTGATAATTATAAAGAATGGGACTGGAATAATTTCTGATTCGATTTTTGCTCCATATTTAAAGATTATTAATTTTAAAAGTAAGTAGTATGATACGATTGAATTAACCTATAGAATTTAATTGATTTAAAAAGTGATTAAACCTTATTTTTTTGCTTTTTCTAATACTCTTGTGATAAATTCTGATTTAGCCATAGCATAGTCATTTAAACTATCCCATTCCTTTTTTGCAAGGGATTTTTTTATATTTTCATATTCTTTTTTTATTTTAGGATTATTTCTAAGGTAATCTCGAAACAAAAGCTGGTTTATCCAGAAATCAGAATTAATTTTAACCAGATGAATATGGAACTTGTCTTCATGATTTCCTTTATCAATATCTTCGTCATTAAATCCTATTATTTTTGGTAATTGCACTTCTGGATCCTTCAACTTGAAAAAGTATCTTCGAAAAGGCATATAAATTTCATATTTATGCATATAGGTATATCCGAGGGATATTATTTTAGTTATGTATTTATCTAATTGTTTTTCTTCTTTAACACCAACCATTATGTCAATCACTGGTTTTGAGTAGATATCAGGGATAGATGTACTTCCAATATGTTCAATTTTAATTTCTTTAGAATTTATAACCTTAAAGAGTTTTATTTTTTCAATTTCAAAAAGTGATTTCCATTCAGGGTCATATTCTTCAAGTCTGACTTTCATTTAAGGCCCCAATGTTTCTAAAATAGTCATTACATGATTCGTTCCTTTAAACGCCAGGCCATGTTTTATCATGATTCAAACGTTCACCTGTCGATGGGTTATATCCTCATGTATAGAATTACCGTAGCTAAAATTTTCATATAAATACTTTTAAAGATAAATTTTTTAAGTTCTATGGCAAAACATTTTTAATATAACTCCCTATATTTTCAATGGCTTGCTGACCTTCTATAATTTGGGATGAAAAAATCTGAAAACAGTGGAACATGTCTTTCCAAAGTTCAAAGGTTACTTCAACTTCTGCATCTTTTGCTTTTTTGTGAAACTTAATAATATCATCTAAAAGCAATTCATGACTACCTACTTGAATCATAAGTGGGGGTAATCCATGTAAATCTGCATAAATTGGCGATACAAAAGGATTTTGAGCTTTATGATTTTTTAAATACATTTTTGTCAAAACATTAAGTCTGTGAGGAGTTATCCAATCTTTTCCACGATTTGTAACTACAGAATGCCCTTGAAACAACATATCTACTACAGGTGACATGCAAACTCCTCCTGCAGGGAGTTTAACTCCATTATCCTTCAAAGATAAAAGTGTAGACAAAACAAGGGTTCCTCCTGAAGATATTCCCGCTAAAATAATTTTAGATGGATCAATTCCTTGCTTTAAAAGACATAAATAGGATTTAAGGCAATCTTGCACTGCTGCTGGGAATTTATACTCTGGAGAAAGCCTGTAATCAATACTAAAAACACATGCGCCTGATGCTTTCGATATTTTGCCACATAAATCAAGATGGTCCTTAGTGGAGCCTATTGTAAATCCTCCGCCATGGAAAAAGAGTATGATGTGATCATCACTAGCATTTTCAGCATAAATTTTAAAGCCATTTATCTCACCTATTTTTTCTTCTTCCACTTTAAGCGCATGATTTGAGCTGAATTGGAGATATAATTGCTCAAAATCTTTCCTAAGCTGAAAAATATTACCTTGACTTGATGAAATCTTTTTATTAATGATTTCAAGCAATTCTTCATTGGTGAAATTATCCATAACATCCCATTTTTTCTATTTTTTAAAGCTGGCTTTATTTTTGTTTATTATTAAATCTAATATAAAATTATTATGAAGATTAAAAAAATTACTTTTCAAGAGCTCTCATTAGTTTTTTATTAAAGCATGAGGATATATAAAAACATGTTAAAAGGCAAGCGAGCTTACCTTAAAAAGCTTACATCTAACCTCAATG
This portion of the Methanobacterium sp. genome encodes:
- a CDS encoding HEAT repeat domain-containing protein; translated protein: MTPDDKKKLNRERRGQILPEELDAYVKFQTEHLIEMLSTDNPQKRTIAATILGNRGDENAILPLCTSLKKEKALYSRIAMSETLSKIGEPAVPYLINLLGEIGNNQEKELPKKYFNKKSFPLARDMAARTLVNIGNPATPYLIKTLEIENNFKVQQAIDALGGIAAKTGDQRALIPLIKFIEKMNGQDHHNQITYWKIVRALSGFNNCKCASETLVKVLMDDQTPPIIWEAIRSLGQIGIVSSKINELLSNFKNSSHPEIKKSCENALINLSV
- a CDS encoding GrpB family protein; the encoded protein is MKVRLEEYDPEWKSLFEIEKIKLFKVINSKEIKIEHIGSTSIPDIYSKPVIDIMVGVKEEKQLDKYITKIISLGYTYMHKYEIYMPFRRYFFKLKDPEVQLPKIIGFNDEDIDKGNHEDKFHIHLVKINSDFWINQLLFRDYLRNNPKIKKEYENIKKSLAKKEWDSLNDYAMAKSEFITRVLEKAKK
- a CDS encoding alpha/beta hydrolase, which encodes MDNFTNEELLEIINKKISSSQGNIFQLRKDFEQLYLQFSSNHALKVEEEKIGEINGFKIYAENASDDHIILFFHGGGFTIGSTKDHLDLCGKISKASGACVFSIDYRLSPEYKFPAAVQDCLKSYLCLLKQGIDPSKIILAGISSGGTLVLSTLLSLKDNGVKLPAGGVCMSPVVDMLFQGHSVVTNRGKDWITPHRLNVLTKMYLKNHKAQNPFVSPIYADLHGLPPLMIQVGSHELLLDDIIKFHKKAKDAEVEVTFELWKDMFHCFQIFSSQIIEGQQAIENIGSYIKNVLP